In one window of Candidatus Scalindua sp. DNA:
- a CDS encoding CTP synthase yields MTKHIFVTGGVVSSLGKGLNAASIGLLLENHGLRIRLQKFDPYVNVDPGTMSPYEHGEVYVTDDGAETDLDLGHYERFTNVITDKDCNFTTGSIYYSVITKEREGKYLGKTIQVIPHITNEIKDCIRKLSDSDTDVVISEIGGIVGDIESQPFLEAIRQFGQEIGRENVLYIHLTLIPYLRAADELKTKPTQHGVGMLRQAGIEPDILICRTEKPLSASIKEKLSLFCNVERESIIEEQDVKSHIYEIPLLLVEQGLDEIILKKLHLKKKENTLLEWTEMLNTLLNPERETEVAIVGKYIGHQSAYESIYEALLHGGISNSAKVIERRIESEDIEEDGAEKHLRGCKGILIPGGFGERGIEGKILAATYARENKIPFLGLCLGMHCATIEFARNVCNLTDANSTEFDVNTPHPVICLLDKQKDIVKKGGTMRLGAQACKITKPSKAYDCYREELVYERHRHRYEFNNKYRDSFASQGLICSGFTSDGGLVEIIELKEHPWFVAVQFHPEFKSKPLKPHPLFKGFIRATLDV; encoded by the coding sequence ATGACAAAACATATATTTGTCACCGGTGGTGTAGTTTCTTCGCTTGGAAAAGGATTAAATGCTGCATCAATCGGTTTACTTCTGGAAAACCATGGCTTGCGTATACGATTGCAGAAGTTTGATCCTTACGTTAATGTTGATCCGGGGACCATGAGTCCTTATGAACACGGTGAGGTTTATGTGACAGATGATGGAGCAGAGACTGATCTTGATCTGGGGCATTATGAAAGGTTTACAAATGTGATAACAGACAAGGACTGCAACTTCACTACCGGTTCAATTTATTACTCAGTAATTACAAAGGAACGTGAGGGGAAATATCTGGGGAAGACAATACAGGTAATACCCCATATAACAAATGAGATTAAGGACTGTATAAGGAAATTGTCGGATTCCGATACGGATGTTGTTATTTCAGAGATAGGCGGAATCGTTGGTGATATTGAAAGTCAGCCATTTCTGGAGGCCATAAGGCAATTTGGCCAGGAAATAGGGAGAGAAAATGTGCTCTATATCCATTTGACGCTCATACCCTATCTGCGAGCTGCAGATGAGCTGAAAACAAAGCCGACACAACATGGAGTTGGTATGTTACGTCAGGCAGGGATAGAACCGGATATATTAATCTGCAGAACAGAAAAGCCTCTTTCTGCAAGCATTAAAGAAAAACTCTCTCTCTTCTGCAATGTAGAAAGAGAGTCAATAATTGAAGAGCAGGATGTGAAATCCCACATTTATGAGATACCATTGCTTCTTGTCGAACAGGGGTTGGATGAAATAATCTTAAAAAAACTTCATCTAAAGAAAAAAGAGAATACTCTTTTGGAATGGACTGAAATGCTGAATACTCTGCTGAACCCAGAAAGAGAAACAGAGGTGGCGATAGTTGGTAAATATATTGGCCACCAATCAGCATATGAATCGATTTACGAGGCCTTGCTGCATGGTGGCATAAGTAATTCAGCAAAGGTCATTGAGAGGCGAATAGAATCAGAAGATATCGAAGAGGATGGAGCAGAGAAGCACCTTCGAGGCTGTAAAGGGATCTTAATACCCGGGGGATTCGGAGAAAGAGGTATTGAGGGGAAGATACTGGCAGCTACATACGCGAGGGAAAACAAAATCCCATTTCTTGGGTTGTGTCTGGGCATGCATTGCGCTACCATAGAATTCGCACGAAACGTATGTAATTTAACAGATGCAAACAGTACCGAATTCGATGTGAATACACCGCACCCTGTTATCTGTTTACTCGATAAGCAGAAAGACATTGTGAAAAAAGGTGGTACCATGAGGCTGGGTGCACAAGCGTGCAAAATAACAAAACCTTCAAAAGCCTACGATTGCTACCGTGAGGAATTAGTGTACGAAAGACATAGACATCGATATGAATTTAACAATAAATACAGAGACTCCTTTGCATCACAGGGGCTTATCTGCAGCGGTTTTACATCAGACGGCGGTTTGGTTGAGATAATCGAACTGAAAGAACATCCATGGTTTGTGGCAGTGCAGTTTCATCCCGAATTCAAATCAAAGCCGTTAAAACCTCATCCGCTGTTCAAAGGATTTATCAGGGCAACGTTAGACGTTTAG
- the kdsB gene encoding 3-deoxy-manno-octulosonate cytidylyltransferase: protein MDTFKTIAIIPARYGSTRLPGKLIKHEAKRYTGKFLIEHVYEKVKTSKHIQEVIIATDDERIVEAVNTFSGSVRMTSSHHESGTDRIAEVASHLDVDYVVNVQGDEPDIRGNMIDALVETMYAEKEAVVCTLANVITSQDEFLDPNVVKIVLNDDNYAMYFSRAPIPHVRDNDNRFEFTSSEKREEEIQGGKKTNFSFLKHLGIYMYRKDFLLKFSSLCSTGLEDAEKLEQLRVLSNGYKIKVLVTPYTCEGVDTPESFERFIERYRIRRS from the coding sequence ATGGATACATTTAAAACCATAGCCATTATCCCTGCTCGATACGGTTCAACAAGGCTTCCCGGCAAGCTGATTAAACACGAGGCAAAGAGGTATACAGGGAAATTCCTTATTGAGCATGTATACGAAAAGGTAAAAACCTCGAAACACATTCAAGAGGTGATTATTGCAACTGATGATGAACGTATTGTTGAGGCCGTAAATACCTTCTCGGGGTCTGTGAGAATGACTTCTTCGCATCATGAATCGGGAACTGACAGAATTGCTGAGGTAGCATCTCATCTGGATGTGGACTATGTTGTCAATGTTCAGGGGGATGAACCTGACATAAGAGGTAATATGATTGATGCATTGGTTGAGACGATGTATGCGGAAAAGGAGGCTGTGGTTTGTACCTTGGCGAATGTAATAACGTCTCAAGATGAATTCCTGGATCCAAACGTTGTCAAAATTGTTCTCAATGATGATAATTACGCTATGTATTTTTCAAGAGCGCCTATTCCCCATGTTAGGGACAACGATAACCGCTTTGAATTTACATCAAGTGAGAAGAGAGAAGAAGAAATTCAAGGGGGAAAGAAGACAAATTTTTCCTTTCTCAAGCACCTTGGTATTTACATGTATCGTAAGGATTTTTTGTTGAAATTTTCCTCGCTCTGCTCAACAGGGTTAGAGGATGCTGAGAAACTGGAACAACTGAGAGTGCTGTCAAATGGGTATAAAATCAAGGTTCTTGTCACGCCCTATACCTGTGAGGGTGTTGATACACCAGAGAGTTTCGAGAGATTCATTGAAAGATACCGGATAAGGAGGAGTTAA
- a CDS encoding YncE family protein produces the protein MKKGSLFWSILGAGLVSLAISQSASAGFIQGTRVRTEHPSPFHVSVSPDGGTLFLANQSGHSVTFVDTRTRKVTGEVPVQVQPEATVCTQDGRTLYVCNAESDSVSIIDVGTKAVIKTIKVGDWPCSIKLSKDGSKAYVCCSGSMWNTVDIIDTAMNNKIGEIRTSDYGPRDIAISPDGKKAAVVLDTTGKINRCVDFIDLATGRVTETRVVPGSANFRGVEYTPDGKYVLFTMEQPKNWLPVCEAENAQIFSNNVAMVETRAGGKVAQFPLDEHNNYDGNPYGIAICPEGKYVYIGVRGMHRVTILDLGKMTEIIQTSSQDELDEMKDDLTIMVDYLVKRVNVGLGPSSVALSPDGKICYAANYFSNNVSVIRTPLD, from the coding sequence ATGAAAAAAGGGAGTTTATTTTGGAGTATCCTCGGGGCCGGCTTGGTATCTCTGGCGATATCTCAAAGTGCCAGTGCCGGTTTTATTCAGGGTACAAGGGTGAGGACTGAACATCCTTCCCCGTTTCACGTATCGGTTTCTCCTGATGGCGGTACGTTGTTTCTTGCAAATCAGTCAGGCCACAGTGTGACTTTTGTTGATACGAGAACAAGGAAAGTTACCGGTGAAGTGCCTGTTCAGGTACAGCCGGAAGCAACGGTATGTACTCAAGATGGGAGAACGCTGTATGTATGTAACGCTGAAAGTGATTCAGTTTCCATCATTGATGTGGGCACCAAGGCAGTAATAAAGACCATCAAAGTTGGCGACTGGCCATGCAGCATAAAGCTGTCTAAGGATGGTTCGAAGGCATATGTGTGCTGCTCAGGAAGTATGTGGAACACTGTTGATATCATTGATACAGCAATGAACAACAAAATCGGTGAGATCAGGACATCTGACTATGGTCCAAGGGATATAGCGATATCTCCTGACGGGAAGAAAGCCGCGGTTGTTCTTGATACGACGGGCAAAATAAACAGGTGCGTTGATTTCATTGACCTTGCAACAGGCAGGGTTACTGAGACAAGGGTAGTACCCGGTAGCGCCAACTTCAGGGGCGTTGAGTATACTCCTGATGGTAAGTACGTTCTCTTTACGATGGAACAGCCAAAGAACTGGCTGCCTGTCTGCGAGGCTGAAAATGCCCAGATTTTCTCAAACAATGTTGCAATGGTTGAGACGAGGGCTGGCGGTAAAGTTGCACAGTTTCCACTCGATGAGCACAACAATTACGATGGTAATCCCTATGGAATCGCAATCTGTCCAGAGGGTAAATATGTGTACATCGGTGTAAGGGGTATGCACAGGGTTACTATTCTTGATCTGGGTAAGATGACAGAGATCATCCAGACCAGCTCACAGGATGAGCTGGATGAGATGAAGGATGATCTTACGATTATGGTAGACTACCTGGTGAAGAGGGTGAATGTAGGACTCGGGCCAAGTTCAGTTGCGCTGTCTCCGGATGGTAAGATATGTTATGCTGCGAACTATTTTTCGAATAATGTATCCGTAATCAGGACTCCGCTTGATTGA
- the aepX gene encoding phosphoenolpyruvate mutase yields MKKTTRLKQMLQSPQLEFLMEAHSGISAKIVEEAGFKGIWGSGLSISGSLGVRDNNEASWTQVLEVVEFMSDTTTIPILIDGDTGYGNFNNMRRLVKKLEQRDIAGVCIEDKLFPKTNSFLREGAQPLADIDEFCGKIKAGKDIQRDEDFVIVARVEAFIAGWGLKEALNRAEAYCNAGADAILIHSKLSNASEIFDFMKVWDNRSPVVIVPTKYYTTPTDEFRKHGISVAIWANHVFRASIQKMQEITQQIYQEENLLNAEDSIVPIKEVFRLQNDKELALAEEHYLRPKSGNKRSAIILASTRGEQLGKLTQSIPKTMIKIGKKSILERAVEHLNEYHIKNISVVAGYKKEAINLPNLAIIGNDDYETTGEMVSLSKAIDTARGESIILFGDILFKKYFLSIILDDPADIVIIVDSVFSPNRNYQSDFVSVYQVEGASFFPEDNYHLKKIFYDQPRSEYYGEWIGMMKLTTKGVTMVKDFIQEFKNKPEFKKMDIRDMFNHFIKRGIRIKIQTISGHRIDVNNIEDFSLAGEF; encoded by the coding sequence ATGAAGAAGACAACCAGATTAAAACAGATGTTACAAAGCCCTCAATTGGAATTTCTCATGGAAGCACACAGTGGTATATCGGCAAAGATAGTAGAGGAAGCGGGATTTAAGGGTATCTGGGGCAGCGGCCTCTCAATTTCCGGATCTCTGGGTGTTCGAGATAATAACGAAGCGAGCTGGACTCAGGTTTTGGAAGTAGTAGAATTTATGAGCGATACCACCACGATTCCCATTCTGATTGACGGAGATACTGGATATGGCAACTTTAACAACATGCGACGTCTCGTCAAGAAGCTTGAACAAAGGGATATTGCAGGGGTATGTATCGAAGACAAGCTCTTTCCCAAAACCAACAGCTTTCTCCGTGAAGGAGCTCAGCCCCTGGCTGATATTGATGAGTTTTGTGGTAAGATCAAGGCGGGGAAGGATATTCAAAGGGACGAGGATTTTGTTATTGTGGCTCGCGTTGAAGCGTTTATTGCGGGATGGGGACTTAAAGAAGCCCTGAATCGAGCGGAAGCGTATTGTAATGCGGGAGCTGACGCAATCTTAATACACAGCAAATTATCAAATGCAAGTGAAATTTTCGACTTCATGAAAGTTTGGGATAACCGTTCACCTGTGGTAATTGTTCCGACTAAGTACTACACCACCCCTACCGATGAGTTTCGAAAACACGGAATCTCTGTCGCTATCTGGGCAAACCATGTTTTCAGGGCTTCCATTCAAAAGATGCAGGAAATTACTCAACAGATTTACCAGGAAGAGAACTTGCTGAATGCAGAAGACTCCATCGTACCGATCAAAGAGGTCTTTCGCCTGCAAAATGATAAGGAACTTGCCCTTGCAGAGGAACATTACCTGAGACCAAAATCTGGTAACAAGAGAAGTGCCATTATCCTTGCATCCACACGCGGTGAACAACTGGGAAAACTGACCCAGTCGATTCCAAAAACAATGATCAAGATCGGAAAAAAGAGCATCCTGGAAAGGGCAGTAGAGCATCTTAATGAATACCACATCAAAAATATTTCGGTAGTAGCCGGATACAAGAAAGAAGCTATTAATCTCCCCAATTTAGCAATTATCGGGAATGATGATTATGAAACGACAGGAGAAATGGTATCTCTCTCCAAAGCAATTGACACTGCCCGGGGAGAATCAATTATTCTGTTCGGAGATATCCTCTTCAAAAAGTATTTTCTCAGCATTATCCTCGATGATCCCGCAGATATTGTCATCATCGTTGATTCCGTCTTCTCCCCTAACAGGAACTATCAATCTGATTTTGTTTCCGTTTATCAGGTTGAAGGAGCTTCCTTTTTCCCAGAGGATAATTATCATCTCAAAAAGATTTTTTACGATCAACCCCGTTCAGAATATTACGGCGAATGGATTGGAATGATGAAGCTCACTACCAAAGGTGTTACAATGGTAAAAGATTTTATTCAAGAGTTTAAAAATAAACCGGAATTTAAAAAGATGGATATCCGGGATATGTTCAACCATTTTATCAAGCGGGGAATCAGGATTAAGATTCAAACAATTTCAGGTCACAGGATCGATGTAAACAATATTGAAGATTTTTCCTTGGCTGGCGAATTCTGA
- a CDS encoding sigma-54 dependent transcriptional regulator has protein sequence MRGRVLIVDDEKLMRVSLENQLKKEGFSVKAMKTAGDALKYVRNEDYDIVVSDLRLPGLDGIEFLKEIKSISQKTIVIIMTAYGTVESAVTAMREGAFDYICKPFSTDELIIKLERALTYKKATSELTRLRSEIQELYGQDNIVGKSTPMMKVLDTIKTVSNRETTVLIQGESGTGKELIAGAIHYNSSRNDGPFVKLSCAALNREILESELFGHEKGAFTGAIRTKKGKFELSDGGSIFLDDVDDIPLEMQVKLLRVLQEREYERVGGEETISVDVRLICATKVDLAIFVKQGKFREDLYYRLNVVAIKLPALRERKDDIPLLINYFMRKYSNRLKISKPDISSDTLDVLIKYHWPGNVRELENVVEHALVFSSNNKVTVQNLPEHLKKFEGVSDKIHLDLEEKDRIDFQNEVAEFEENLIKWAYKKADGNQVNMAEILGIPRTTLRNKMNKLGLT, from the coding sequence ATGAGAGGCAGAGTGCTGATTGTTGATGACGAAAAACTCATGCGGGTGTCACTGGAGAATCAACTCAAGAAAGAAGGATTTTCTGTGAAAGCCATGAAGACAGCCGGTGATGCGCTCAAATACGTCAGAAATGAAGACTATGATATAGTAGTGTCTGACCTGAGATTGCCGGGCCTGGATGGGATTGAATTCCTGAAGGAGATAAAAAGTATATCACAGAAGACTATTGTCATAATAATGACCGCTTATGGGACAGTGGAAAGCGCGGTAACTGCAATGAGGGAAGGTGCATTTGATTATATCTGCAAACCATTCTCAACAGATGAACTGATTATCAAATTAGAAAGAGCTCTCACATATAAAAAAGCAACATCAGAGTTGACAAGACTCAGGTCTGAAATTCAGGAACTCTATGGACAAGATAATATCGTGGGGAAGAGTACGCCAATGATGAAGGTATTGGACACGATAAAAACTGTTTCTAATAGAGAAACTACCGTATTAATTCAGGGAGAGAGTGGTACTGGTAAAGAACTTATTGCTGGTGCTATTCACTACAACAGTAGCCGCAATGATGGTCCTTTTGTAAAGTTAAGTTGTGCGGCACTGAACAGAGAGATATTAGAAAGCGAACTCTTTGGTCATGAAAAAGGTGCATTTACGGGTGCAATAAGGACCAAAAAGGGCAAATTTGAGCTTTCTGATGGTGGTTCTATCTTTCTTGACGATGTAGACGACATTCCCTTGGAGATGCAGGTAAAGTTACTCAGGGTGCTCCAGGAAAGAGAATACGAAAGAGTGGGTGGTGAGGAAACGATTTCTGTAGATGTCCGTTTAATATGCGCTACAAAGGTGGATCTGGCTATTTTCGTTAAGCAAGGGAAGTTCAGGGAAGATTTGTATTATAGATTGAATGTCGTTGCCATAAAACTTCCGGCTTTGAGAGAGCGAAAAGACGATATACCACTGTTGATAAATTATTTTATGAGGAAATATAGTAACCGCTTAAAAATTTCTAAACCGGATATTTCTTCAGACACACTGGATGTATTGATAAAATATCACTGGCCAGGCAATGTAAGAGAACTGGAAAACGTTGTGGAACATGCGTTAGTTTTTTCTTCCAACAACAAAGTTACTGTACAGAATTTGCCTGAACACTTGAAAAAGTTTGAAGGTGTATCAGACAAAATCCACCTGGATCTGGAAGAGAAGGACAGGATTGATTTCCAGAATGAAGTTGCAGAATTTGAAGAAAACTTAATCAAGTGGGCGTACAAAAAAGCGGATGGCAACCAGGTAAACATGGCAGAAATACTTGGCATACCTCGAACTACACTCAGAAATAAAATGAATAAATTGGGCCTTACATAA
- a CDS encoding ATP-binding protein yields the protein MKIIFGIRGKLIGYFLLMTMIPLLTVSIISYYNGKSAVEQRLIEQLTSITDLKKAELQGWLQERLLDTMVISRDKFLEAAFTSLFYIRRATDSVDSMLTSDVGREYHIRLLMYLNKLKSTYRVFDEIYIMDIESGEILVSTNKDNVGKKEGDLLFFKDVLKTMGQPIKDIHHSNRSNQICMSFFGPIHKTDPLTLLGSNILIGALILRANIDESIEPMIQNWPGMGKTGETLLVRREGENVVFLNTLRHRKDSALKFKIPVTAKNAQSSIMSSEGKEGIIKTTDYRNVPVLSAYRYLPMLKWGLVAKQDSEEVFAPINNLKRKVFILVIITAAGMVIAVFLIASSITNPIKELVLGVKSIGGGNLTQRISVKRKDEIGMLSNEFNKMTDKLEESYSVLEQKIQERTAKLKESEEKYRESINSANDAIVTLDIHTAQIIDSNKKAEEISGYSKTELCKLKVWDMYPVQDIPRLEDLWVQVKEKGSGILHDVNHRHKEGNVTPTTISASVIKYGNNIFVQYICSNITERKRLEQQLVRTERLAAIGELAAEVAHEINNPLGGIQNFTRMIEKEPANVKQTQEFTELIQEGLDRIEVIVKRLTTFTRANVLNLSCHDLNNIIESSLIFMEHKRENENISLKKKLASRLPRVYVDCDNIFQVVINLLANAIDSMPNGGRLFIESKLCSEHGSCVQFSISDTGCGINKGELDKIFDLFFTTKGKGRGIGIGLAISKRIIEDHGGMISAASSSGEGSTFTVCLPAENQEDKI from the coding sequence ATGAAGATAATTTTTGGTATCAGGGGAAAGCTGATTGGATATTTTCTTTTGATGACGATGATTCCACTTTTAACCGTCAGCATTATATCGTATTACAATGGTAAGAGCGCTGTTGAACAGAGATTAATAGAGCAGCTGACTTCCATTACCGATTTAAAAAAGGCGGAATTGCAGGGTTGGCTGCAGGAAAGATTACTGGATACAATGGTAATTTCCAGAGACAAGTTTCTGGAAGCTGCATTTACCAGTTTGTTTTATATAAGGAGGGCAACGGATTCCGTTGACAGCATGCTGACCTCTGATGTCGGGAGAGAATATCATATTAGACTGTTAATGTACCTTAATAAGTTAAAGAGTACCTATAGGGTTTTTGATGAAATATATATAATGGATATTGAAAGTGGTGAGATATTAGTATCCACAAACAAGGATAATGTGGGAAAGAAGGAAGGCGATCTGCTCTTTTTTAAAGATGTGCTCAAGACGATGGGCCAGCCTATAAAAGATATCCACCATTCAAACCGTTCGAATCAGATATGTATGAGTTTTTTTGGTCCCATTCATAAAACAGACCCTCTTACCCTGTTAGGATCAAATATCTTGATCGGTGCATTGATTTTAAGAGCGAATATAGATGAAAGTATAGAGCCTATGATACAGAATTGGCCTGGTATGGGAAAAACTGGAGAGACTTTGCTTGTAAGGCGTGAAGGTGAGAATGTTGTATTTCTTAATACTCTGAGGCATCGTAAAGACTCTGCTTTAAAGTTTAAGATTCCGGTAACTGCAAAAAATGCTCAATCTTCAATTATGAGTTCAGAAGGTAAAGAAGGGATTATCAAGACAACAGATTATAGAAACGTTCCTGTACTCTCTGCTTATCGTTATCTGCCAATGCTTAAATGGGGGCTTGTTGCCAAGCAGGATAGTGAAGAAGTATTTGCTCCCATAAATAATCTGAAAAGAAAGGTCTTTATTCTTGTTATCATAACTGCGGCGGGTATGGTAATCGCCGTTTTCCTGATCGCCAGCAGCATTACCAATCCTATCAAGGAACTGGTGCTGGGAGTAAAGTCAATAGGGGGTGGAAACCTTACTCAGAGAATATCCGTTAAGAGAAAAGACGAAATCGGGATGTTATCAAATGAATTTAACAAGATGACTGATAAACTTGAGGAGTCTTATTCTGTTTTAGAGCAGAAAATACAGGAAAGAACTGCGAAGCTGAAAGAATCCGAAGAAAAATATCGTGAATCAATCAATTCTGCAAACGATGCAATTGTTACTTTGGACATACATACCGCACAAATAATCGATTCCAACAAAAAAGCGGAAGAGATATCCGGTTATTCAAAAACAGAGTTATGTAAGCTCAAGGTATGGGACATGTACCCTGTCCAGGACATACCAAGATTAGAGGATTTATGGGTACAGGTGAAAGAAAAAGGTTCAGGTATACTTCACGATGTTAACCACCGGCATAAGGAAGGAAACGTTACTCCGACAACCATAAGTGCAAGTGTGATCAAGTATGGAAACAATATATTTGTACAGTATATATGCAGCAACATTACTGAACGAAAAAGACTGGAACAGCAACTTGTGCGTACAGAGCGCCTTGCGGCTATTGGGGAATTAGCTGCTGAGGTAGCTCATGAAATTAATAATCCCCTGGGAGGGATTCAGAATTTTACCAGAATGATTGAGAAAGAGCCGGCAAATGTTAAGCAGACTCAGGAATTTACAGAATTAATACAGGAAGGTCTTGATAGAATTGAGGTAATAGTTAAGCGTCTTACTACATTTACCAGGGCAAATGTTTTAAACCTGTCCTGCCATGATTTAAACAATATCATTGAATCATCTCTCATTTTTATGGAACATAAGCGGGAAAATGAAAATATATCGTTGAAAAAGAAACTGGCGTCGAGGTTACCCAGGGTATATGTTGATTGTGATAATATTTTTCAGGTGGTTATAAACCTTTTGGCTAACGCTATTGATAGTATGCCAAACGGCGGCAGATTGTTCATTGAATCAAAGCTCTGCAGTGAACATGGTTCATGCGTGCAGTTTTCGATATCTGATACAGGATGTGGGATAAATAAAGGAGAGCTGGATAAGATATTCGATCTTTTTTTTACAACGAAAGGTAAAGGTCGGGGCATTGGTATCGGACTTGCCATCAGTAAAAGGATTATAGAAGATCATGGGGGAATGATCAGTGCAGCAAGTTCATCAGGAGAAGGATCTACATTTACGGTATGTCTACCTGCAGAAAATCAAGAGGATAAGATATGA
- a CDS encoding peptidylprolyl isomerase, whose protein sequence is MNNRSVIISTIFLTLTVYSMVFPFFVQGDDNIVAEVNKQKLGRDDLADLLIKTYGREGLEQLIRRTLVRQEAERSKVTVAKGEIKKRIDELIDGEIRRQMQKAGLKDDKEFSQELEKAGVTLEKYRENIVQAFRLTNEQVEAELMAEKIIRKTVEVTDDELLEAYEDQYGEKVIARQIVLRTMRDAEKIIDSIKTGVDFEALAKKNSVDRNSASRGGEMRPFGSHGILGHAVKDLKKGEISQIVKTDKGYHILKIENRIPRSMKKFSEVRDELQELVTAIKVQQRVGPWLLNLVETAEIKKYLPDL, encoded by the coding sequence ATGAATAACAGATCTGTCATAATCAGTACAATATTTCTAACCCTGACTGTTTATAGCATGGTTTTCCCTTTTTTCGTTCAGGGGGATGATAACATAGTTGCAGAGGTGAATAAGCAAAAGCTTGGCCGTGATGATCTTGCAGACCTGCTTATAAAAACTTACGGTAGAGAAGGTCTGGAACAGCTGATAAGAAGAACTCTTGTAAGGCAGGAAGCTGAAAGAAGTAAAGTTACCGTGGCAAAAGGAGAGATAAAGAAAAGAATTGATGAGCTCATTGATGGAGAGATAAGGCGACAGATGCAGAAAGCTGGTCTGAAGGATGATAAAGAATTTTCTCAGGAGCTTGAAAAGGCAGGGGTCACTCTGGAAAAGTATCGGGAGAATATAGTTCAGGCCTTCAGACTTACGAATGAACAGGTGGAAGCCGAACTGATGGCGGAAAAAATTATAAGGAAAACAGTTGAGGTAACTGACGATGAGTTGCTTGAGGCTTATGAGGATCAATACGGTGAAAAGGTCATAGCGCGGCAGATTGTACTGCGTACGATGCGGGATGCTGAGAAGATAATTGACAGTATCAAAACCGGGGTTGACTTTGAGGCGTTGGCCAAGAAGAATTCTGTCGATAGGAATTCTGCTTCACGCGGGGGGGAGATGCGTCCGTTCGGTTCCCATGGAATTCTCGGGCATGCGGTAAAGGATTTAAAAAAAGGAGAAATAAGCCAGATTGTTAAGACTGACAAAGGGTATCATATCTTGAAGATTGAAAACCGGATACCGAGAAGTATGAAGAAATTCAGTGAAGTAAGAGATGAACTTCAGGAACTGGTAACGGCGATAAAGGTGCAACAAAGAGTCGGACCCTGGCTTTTAAACCTGGTTGAAACTGCTGAAATCAAGAAGTATTTACCTGATCTGTAA